The Candidatus Methylacidiphilales bacterium genome includes the window CGCCGCCTGGGTTTCGGACAAATGGCAGGCGGCGTTTGCCCATAGCAGTTGGCAACCGGACGCGCGAGCACCACTGATGTCATGGACAAATGCAATGTGCGGTTTCACTTTTTTGTTAGAATCCAAAAGTTGGAAAGATACAGTGTGCTCTCCAACTGAACCAGATTTTGCAATCGATTGGTGGACAGCAGTACCCAGAGCGCATTGCGGAACAGGGCAGCGGTTTTTGCCGCCAACCGGCTTGTCCATGTGGGTTTGGCGCTTAGTACAAAACTGGCACCTAGAAGGGTGCCGATAATGTCCCAGGCATTTCCAAGAGCTTCATATGTGTGGATCGTCAATCCGTGCCTTTGAGTGAAAAATTCAACGGCATGGCGTGTGGGACGCCAGTAATCATGGGGTTCTTCATGCAACGGATAAAAATGAGGACAAGTGAGGAGCAGGGTCCCTCCACATTTCAAAAGAATCGCGAGATTGGCAAAAGCATTCTCCCAATCCGCTACATGTTCCAAAACCTCGGTGCATAAAATAAAATCAAAAGGACCTTGCGCAAGCAAGGCGGGCGGCAACCCGTCCGCATCCAGGGTTGTCAGCCAATGGACGGTGTTAGTGCTGTTTTGTCCAACATCTAGGCTATAGTAAGCAGCGCCGTATTCTTCAAGATTGTTGCGCCAAGGCTGTTCACCACATCCTGCGTCTAAAATATCGGCATGATCCGGCGCTGTCTTCATCCATTCGTCAATCGCGGCCTGGATCCTTTTTTGCAAGAGCGGAACGATAAATAACTCTTGAGAACCGGAGGGGATATAACTTTTGCGCCGGGAGAGGTTTTCAGGATGATTGGACTGGATTAAAGCCGAGTTCATACATTGTTGGGAGACGCCGAAAGATCATGCATGGCTCTCACAATGCCGGCCAAAAGAGCCTCGCTCATCTTCTCTTGGAATAATGAATCTGCGTCCAGAGATCCGGAAAGTTTGGCCCTGATCCGTTTGTAAATCCGCAGCAAGCGGTCGCTTCTGTCCTGGGTTGGCAGGGATGGGCGGTAACCTTCCCGGATATAGCGCAGTAGATGATGCGAGTAGGACATGGCTTCCTGGAGTTGAAGCAAATAGGCGTCCTGCAGGCGGGATTTTGGAATGAGGTGGGTAAGTTTCAACTCGCGGAACAACCCAATGCCCATATTGCAATCGCATGCCGTCAACGCCATGTCCACATCTCCAAACGAGCTCAGTTGGGCGCCGCATCTGTCAAGGGATGTTCTGAGCTTTGATTCAACTGTTAGCCTGCTGTATTCCCTTGCAACTGATTCGCGCAGGCACAGGCCCGTGCCAAATGGGCATGATGCCAGACTCTGCAGGCCCGGAAGAAGACACCAGGATGGGCGGTTGATTTCCCGAATCGCCAGTAGTTTTAGATAGGGTTGATGCCGGGTCTCTGGTTTTATTTCAAACTCCGGAAAGGTGCTGCCTCCAAATGCACCGAGATATGGGTAATTCTTTGCGATCTGCAGCGAGGCTTCCAAATAATCTGCCGCCAAAATATTGTCATCATCGACAAACACCAGCAGAGGGGCGCGTGCGTGGGCGATTCCGCAAAGCCGCGCGGGTGTAAGCCCCAGTTTTGGCTCCGATATTTTTTTTGCTGACGGGTGCCAGCTTAAATCGACAGAAGACAGAACAGTATTGCTGGACGCATTGTCGATAATCAGCAGCTCCCACGTGCGTTTAGGCAGGGATTGCTGCCGCAGGGCTTCAAGAGTCTTCGCCAAAAAATCATGGCGGGGGTTATGCGTGCAAAGTATGATGCTGATATCAGGCATGCTCATTTCCATCGTTTGTTATTGTCGCCATATCGGCAGGCGGTGGCGTCTTTCTGTTTCCTAGCAATCTTTCAAGGGCATCACAAACTTCATCCACGCGGATGTCCTTCATGCAAATGCGGTCATGCTCGCAGTCATTCCAAAGCCAGCAGGGCGAGCATTCTGGACGGCGGCAGAGATTTTCATTGCATGAATATCCGCTTTGAGAGGGGAGTTCCCGCCCACCGTAGACAATAACAGACGGACATTCAACCGCCCGGGCCAAATGCATCAGAAAGCCGACCTGGCCGACAAAGGCAACGGAATTTGCAAGAATTGCGGCACTTTGGCGTATCGAGGTTTTGCCCCTCAGATCCAGGCAGCCGGTTAAGGGAGGATCCTGCATGGAACCGATCTGGACAAAGGGAATCCGACCCAAGAAGTGGTTAACCACCTGCTGAAACCTCTCTGGAAACCATTCTTTGTTGAGCATATAATATTGGGCGCCACGTCCGGAGGATTGAATGGCGACCTGATTTTGGAAAAAGCGTCCGAACTGCAGTTCATCCTGCGCAAGAAAAAAATAAGGCTTAAGGGCGATGCTTCCACGAATTCCGGCGATGCGGCACATTGCGGCAATAATATGTTCGGAGGGGTTGGCAGAGCGTGTATGCCCTGGGTCAACTGATGCGTATTCAAGCTCCTTTTCCAGGCCGTATTTTCTCAAAATCGTCATGCGAGGATCATCCCGTCTTATGACTTTATCAACATCCTGATTTCCATCAAATAGCTCTGGATAATTGCTTGATACGACCATACATCGTTTACCGCGCCTTTTCATTTCATGCGCTACTGCAGAGCATAAAAGGTTGTCTCCAGGCGCCGCCCCATAAGTTAAAATCGAACGGGGAAATCCAAGCTTGGCGGAGACCCAAAGGAAGAAAAGCCTGTCATATATTCTCCAATAACAGGAGCGGACTCTAACATAGATTTTTGCCGTGCTTGAATGCGTGCGTAAAAGGGCCTTTAGCGCGTCAATCATTTTCAAACAATTTTTTGCGCAACGAGATCCCACGAGTAAATATCCACAAGAGGTGTTTCATGAATAAATTTTACACCGCCTATTTCACTAAGAAGGGCCTTCGCTTTTTCCAGCGAGAAATCAGGGTGCTTGTGGTTCTCGTTGTAAACCTGCCCGGTTGCTTTGCAATGCTGGCGGTAAACCTGTTCATCAGGGCAAAAGAGCACAAGGTTTCCGCCCGGCTTGAGGACCCGCACCCATTCGCGCAAAACAGCTTTGGTATCTTCGAAGTCTTCCAACAAGTGGGAGGAATAAACGTAATCCAGAACGCCGTCACGGAACCAATGAAGCCTGGTTGCGTCGCCACCCAGTTGGACGGATGCCGTCCCCGTATTTGCGTAAGGCATCGGACTGTCCACCCGAATCGCTTGCGAAGTGATTGGATCTCCGCCAAATCCAAGATCCACCCCGTAGCCCGTACAAAACCGGGCCAATCGCAAGCGGCATTTGGATGTCTCACTTTGGTAGGATCCGCGCTGCATTTGGTTGAAAAAATCGCGTATGTTGATTCTGCCTTCTTTTGAAAAGAGGCGCCTGGTGAGGCACATGCAAGATCCCGAGTAAGCCTCTAAAAGGCACAGTACGCTGATAAGACGCTGCTTGAGTTTGATGATCATGGTTGGGGTAAATCCATTTTTGGAAAGATAACAACAAACCCACGGCCGAGACGGTGTTCAAAACAACCTCCTGCGTCGGATGCAAGTTCACGCAGCCTTTTGATATAGCGGATGTGCAGTTCTTCTGATGGATAATCGCGCATGGAGCGGGTACGAAGCGGAGAAGTATCATGAAAGGCAGCGGGTCCTTTAAGCAGGGATCTCTTCAAACAAAGCTCATATTCTTGGGCGCGTATCTCACAGATCGAATCGAAAAACCCGAAATCAAAGATAATATCTGTTGAAGACAGAAAATCCATCGAAGATGCGCAATGGACACAAACATGCTTTTCCAAACCGTTCTTGAGGACAGTTTCCTGAAGACTCTCGGCAGTTTCCGGATCAATTTCCACACTGTGTACGCATCCAAATCCATTGTCGCGGCAGGCTGAAGCCAGCGCCAACGTGCCCAGTCCATTGGCGGCCCCTGTTTCAAGAATATGCGTCGGCTTGATCAGGCACACCATGGAATACAGCCAATTCAGGGTTTCAATCTCGGTGCTGCCTGTATTGTATGCAAGAAACAGCTCGGCACGCTCTTCAGGAACGTG containing:
- a CDS encoding methyltransferase domain-containing protein; this encodes MIIKLKQRLISVLCLLEAYSGSCMCLTRRLFSKEGRINIRDFFNQMQRGSYQSETSKCRLRLARFCTGYGVDLGFGGDPITSQAIRVDSPMPYANTGTASVQLGGDATRLHWFRDGVLDYVYSSHLLEDFEDTKAVLREWVRVLKPGGNLVLFCPDEQVYRQHCKATGQVYNENHKHPDFSLEKAKALLSEIGGVKFIHETPLVDIYSWDLVAQKIV
- a CDS encoding glycosyltransferase family 9 protein, translating into MIDALKALLRTHSSTAKIYVRVRSCYWRIYDRLFFLWVSAKLGFPRSILTYGAAPGDNLLCSAVAHEMKRRGKRCMVVSSNYPELFDGNQDVDKVIRRDDPRMTILRKYGLEKELEYASVDPGHTRSANPSEHIIAAMCRIAGIRGSIALKPYFFLAQDELQFGRFFQNQVAIQSSGRGAQYYMLNKEWFPERFQQVVNHFLGRIPFVQIGSMQDPPLTGCLDLRGKTSIRQSAAILANSVAFVGQVGFLMHLARAVECPSVIVYGGRELPSQSGYSCNENLCRRPECSPCWLWNDCEHDRICMKDIRVDEVCDALERLLGNRKTPPPADMATITNDGNEHA
- a CDS encoding glycosyltransferase; the encoded protein is MPDISIILCTHNPRHDFLAKTLEALRQQSLPKRTWELLIIDNASSNTVLSSVDLSWHPSAKKISEPKLGLTPARLCGIAHARAPLLVFVDDDNILAADYLEASLQIAKNYPYLGAFGGSTFPEFEIKPETRHQPYLKLLAIREINRPSWCLLPGLQSLASCPFGTGLCLRESVAREYSRLTVESKLRTSLDRCGAQLSSFGDVDMALTACDCNMGIGLFRELKLTHLIPKSRLQDAYLLQLQEAMSYSHHLLRYIREGYRPSLPTQDRSDRLLRIYKRIRAKLSGSLDADSLFQEKMSEALLAGIVRAMHDLSASPNNV
- a CDS encoding class I SAM-dependent methyltransferase, which translates into the protein MNSALIQSNHPENLSRRKSYIPSGSQELFIVPLLQKRIQAAIDEWMKTAPDHADILDAGCGEQPWRNNLEEYGAAYYSLDVGQNSTNTVHWLTTLDADGLPPALLAQGPFDFILCTEVLEHVADWENAFANLAILLKCGGTLLLTCPHFYPLHEEPHDYWRPTRHAVEFFTQRHGLTIHTYEALGNAWDIIGTLLGASFVLSAKPTWTSRLAAKTAALFRNALWVLLSTNRLQNLVQLESTLYLSNFWILTKK
- a CDS encoding class I SAM-dependent methyltransferase; translated protein: MINRLKLALQHYFKPNFPESSAPRAWRPVWLPSKLRLVSEAQVHPHVPEERAELFLAYNTGSTEIETLNWLYSMVCLIKPTHILETGAANGLGTLALASACRDNGFGCVHSVEIDPETAESLQETVLKNGLEKHVCVHCASSMDFLSSTDIIFDFGFFDSICEIRAQEYELCLKRSLLKGPAAFHDTSPLRTRSMRDYPSEELHIRYIKRLRELASDAGGCFEHRLGRGFVVIFPKMDLPQP